From Ipomoea triloba cultivar NCNSP0323 chromosome 5, ASM357664v1, the proteins below share one genomic window:
- the LOC116020187 gene encoding uncharacterized protein LOC116020187, translating to MSLLSWNCRALGNPKTVQVLVDMVHAKRPNILFLAETFAGTNKLHSVRTKMGYSGLFCVNNDGHSGSLALLWKDGTSVSIQSYSKHHIDAIICLSPDDSEWRFTGYYGVPKRHRRQESWSLLRQLSSRCSLPWVVMGDFNDIMHLNEKRGGNPQPVRLIRGFCEAVEESGLKDFAFEGYQYTWERCKGSPNWVEAKLDRILISDSWGDLFSNARASSITTPKSDHMSLHLQILPPPMPSPRIRHRFENLWLRDAHCWEIMIESWSKSHGQNRPLWKSNLDLG from the coding sequence ATGAGTCTTCTATCTTGGAACTGTCGTGCGCTTGGGAACCCAAAGACAGTTCAAGTCTTAGTGGACATGGTCCATGCTAAGAGGCCCAACATTTTATTTCTTGCTGAAACTTTTGCAGGTACGAACAAGTTGCATTCGGTCAGAACCAAAATGGGTTATTCAGGTCTATTTTGCGTTAATAACGACGGTCACAGTGGCAGTTTAGCTCTTCTCTGGAAAGATGGAACCTCTGTTTCCATTCAATCATATTCCAAGCATCATATTGATGCTATTATCTGTCTCTCCCCCGATGATTCAGAATGGCGTTTCACTGGCTATTATGGCGTCCCTAAGAGACACCGCCGTCAAGAATCTTGGTCCCTACTCAGACAGCTCTCCAGCAGGTGCTCTCTCCCATGGGTGGTAATGGGTGACTTTAACGATATCATGCATCTAAATGAAAAACGAGGTGGTAATCCTCAACCCGTGCGTCTAATTCGAGGATTCTGTGAGGCTGTGGAAGAAAGTGGATTAAAAGATTTTGCATTTGAAGGCTATCAATATACCTGGGAACGGTGCAAGGGTTCCCCAAATTGGGTTGAAGCAAAACTGGATAGGATACTCATATCTGATTCTTGGGGTGATCTCTTCTCAAATGCACGTGCGTCTTCAATTACAACCCCAAAGAGTGATCACATGTCGCTCCATCTTCAGATTCTGCCCCCTCCAATGCCAAGCCCGAGAATCCGCCACCGTTTTGAGAACCTCTGGTTGCGGGATGCTCACTGTTGGGAGATAATGATTGAATCATGGTCAAAATCTCATGGACAGAATAGGCCGCTGTGGAAAAGCAATTTGGATTTGGGGTAA